ttcccttttccaaCACGCCAGAAaagattttttaattgaacatgaTTCAATTcccttatacatatatatatatacatatacacacacacattattgtaTATATACACCTGTATATATAGACATCTTTAATACTGCTGTgccatttgtctttttaaattcttttttaaacacaagaatcGACATATACAGAGTGTACTTGCTACTACTCCCCCAGTGAATAATCTGATACAAGGAAGTAAGGGACATTTGTTTGTTGGTCAAAAACACAAATCTTGAACACTTTACAGATTTAACAGTAGACCACATTACAGTTTGATTCTCTCGTGCACTTACATTGTTCCCAAGGACTTCGTGTCGCTTTCCACAAATATAACACTAAACTATTTAATTGTAAATCTATCGAGAATAAATGTGCCACCCATGGACACTCCGTGTATTTCAATATATTTTGCTTTGGAAATAATAACCAATCCGACGTTAACTTTCGTGTATATGTAAACGATGTATATTTTCATCCCTAAGTGGCAGGTGATTGCCAGCCATCAAATGCACGTGCGAGTGCTGCCGGGCCGGAACCGTTTTTATCTGTTTCGTTGTTTCCAGGGGGAACAATTTCAGCGGCTTTCAATTTGTACACTGAACTTTATTGTTCGTTGGAATTCTTTGAGTATTTTCATGGTATGCTCAGGTATGTTTTCAGAAAATGTACGTCGTTGTTCCTTCCTGCTTTGTTGTTTCCAGGTTTTGTGAATACCAACTTGCATCGAATCATATTTTGTTATGATTATGCACGCGAGTTGTTGACGCTTTCTATAGTGCCCACACATAACCAAGGAGGCCTAATGTAACAAATGTAAACAACAGGGACGCCTTTTCAGCATTTAATCCATGTCCTTGATATTCATAAAGGTCCATTTACGTGTAGCCTATGCTCTTTTTCGGTTACCATGTAAATAAACTATTCACTACACTTTGAAAAAGAGGTTCAATATAACGACAGTCttactagccccccccccctcctccccacaaCTCGTGCCACTTTTGGCTGACTAGTACGCAATAATACATTACTGTATAGTAAACTACCGTGCTAAACTAGGAACAGATGTTAGGTCCAACTTGTCGAGATGAGTCACGCGCTCGTAGCTTTCTGCGCCAGGTAGTGCCTACTAGTCTGGCCCATTTGTCCAGCTGCTGAGTCGAGATGTTTAATAcagaaacccaaaaaaaaataattgaaatgaaGTCACTCATTTGTTTTACTTGTGCAACCGTGTGAGTCGCCCCACTAGTGCTTACTTTTATTTGGACTAATAACGGAGCATTTAGTTTATCATTATAGCAAGCCAGTtaagcatttatttgatatcctTGATAATCAACTAAAGGTACATGTGCTACTACATGGACTCACTAGTCGTCAGGTCAACTTTGACATACAAGTAGGACAATGACATGTTACTTGTAGTGAGGCATTaaagtgagttaaaaaaaaattagatggGGAAAATACTTTTGCATGTCACTGAACATACATATTATAGGAGCTATTTTCCACATGTTAACCAGAGTCTCATTCATTTCAGAATGTGTGAAACTACGAAAAAACAGAAAAGTTCAGAGGAGGTGTTCACGCCCATGTTTTCCTCCGACGACAAAGAGCCCCAGCAGTATGTGAACAGGCCGGCTGATCTTCCTCAAATCACGGAGGACTGCAGAGGTCACGGAGGAGGCAAccatcaaggaggagacagaAGGTAGAGTTGTGCGACCTAtcgatataccgtattttcatgaccatatGGTGCGTCGTATTAAAAGGCATAGCATCAGTTactggtgctatttctgtatttaacacatacacaagacATTGTATTTTTAGACGCAGACATGGTAAAACTTACACTATCTTAAAAAATATGGTAGCATGTCAGGATGCCCGTTGGACGTCTTCCTGGTGAAGTGTTCCGGGTATGTCCCCCTGGGAGGAGGCCTCGAGGTCGACCAAGGACATCCTCCCGATTGAGAGAAGGAAGTCTGAGCTTCCCTGCTTAAGTTCCTGCCCTTATAACCTAACCtcagaaaagaagaagagaatgATGATGATCGTTttatatttccattcatttcagtgtgtCACGATGACTAGAGAAATTAGTATTTTGAGTTCTAAGCATGGTCACTGAACAAATTACAGTAAACTCatcagtcaaggtaccactgtattggtAATTATCACTGGCTTGGTAATTTTAGATCTCCTTCATTCCAGAATGAGTGAAACCATGGAAGAACAACAAAGTTACGAGGAAATGTTCGCTCAAAGATATTCCTCCGAGGATCAAGAGTACCAGCAGTATGTGAACAGGCCAGCTGATCCTCCTCCTATCGTGGAGGAGTGGAGAGGTCGTGGCGGAGGAAACTATCAAGCAAGAGACAGAAGGTAGTGTTGGGAAAAATATATTTCGTAGATATGGTGTAAAATGTCCATGACATCGAAGTATACAGTTCATATCCTGGATTTTTATCtcttaaaataagataagaaaacctttattagtctcgcaatggagaaattcccaattcacagcagcagttatgaaaggaagaagtagaacaacaaaatataggagctgctggaaaggcagccactctcgcagctccattttgaagtcaaaataacaaaaataacacaacacataggacacagacagtcgtgcaatcttcaccacttttctgcatacactttgtctgaagcagttatagatgaaagaggagaggatcatttcaccagtgggtcagagacgtcatgctgaaaatatgcacacgtctgctacaagctaagttttgaaagcaaacacaaagctgtagcatccattgacgaaaagagattagttcacttctcctgtcccacataatccgcttcaaactccaaaccgcgactcccagttccaaatccgcatcggcgctccgcgctaacgctcctttcttctcatcatcggctcttcaagccttgcatccatccagccatagACCATTAAACagcactctctcgctctccttaTCTATATTTTGTGTATTATCTTATGGATACTTTACCAGGCATACGTTAATGTTACTTGAAGCACTGTTGTATGTATTTTCaaagtacagtcatacctcagttttcgaccataatccgtccAGAAGGCTTTTTCGAAGCGAATTTTATtcgcccatgattaggggctaatacacgATGCAGAAATAACATTAACAACAGTCAGCTTcgcgtaaatcacaacaaacacgtgtGCTCACattgaacgctacacgaggaagcgtcactttctCGTGTAAGGAAGCACAGAGGAGTCAAGTTGCATATTCgggtttggtcgaaaaccggttttcggtcgtaatccgaggtgtaaaaatctcattttttctagtcgagaacagagacgttcgaaaaccgaggttgaCTGTAATTACTTGGAATTGACTACATTCCTTAAAATGGTAATACATGTACTTCAATACAGTCGAGTGCTATTTAGTATTTTTGGGACGgtgttggaacggattaataacatttccattcatttcagtgtgtATAAATGATTGAGATATAACTGCTTTGAGTTCCAAGCATTATGATAGCAGGAGTTAAACTTGTAAGTCTAAACAACActgtaaaaagacaaaaataattaatGTGATATGATAATCATTACAAACtggaattttacattttaccattaatttaaaaaagtgtaaaaaagaTAAGCACATTCTTTTTTAAGATTGTGGTTATTGCATTCCTgaccagagtttttttttttttaaacaagatcaGTTGTTGAGTTCTTTGCCTACCTGCAGGTACCAGGACCATCAAGGAGGTCgcggctgggggggggaccgcCCTGGTAGAGAAGAGCATTACAGGCATCAGCAAGACAAAGACCAGCACGGGGGCTATGATCGTGGGTCTCAGTCAAACTCACATCAGGAAAACTACTCTCATTATCATCGGCCAATGAGTTATGACCGATACTGATCTCTGGTATgaggatttcatcatttgtataAATAGCAATGTTGTATCTGTTAGTTTGTTTTATGACGTCTTGCCAGTCTCATACAGTgacagaaatgtttgttttcatcatgAGTTTATGGTATAAATGTAAATTTGACCCATTAAAAAGCATAGGAATACTTTCACAAATGTGCCGCTTGAACGGGGGTGGGGAGATTTATCTTGCCTGTTATTATTGTATGCAAGTTGGTAAATACATGATGTAATTAGACATTTTAGTGAAGATTGTAAGTGAACTGTTTTAACCATAATCAAACACGacttcaaatgaaatgaagcaTATGGCTTTGTGCTCGTCGAAGCTGCTCACTATGGACCATTTTCAATAAAGTGGTACCTTGATTTACCggagacatttttgaaattccaaaccattgttttgtttttgttttttgcttcgtTTGGTGCGaggcaaatctttttttaaacaggccgGGCTCGCACACTTCCAAGTATCGTCGATTTTGCCCATCCAGACTTCTGGCACACCCACTATGCCTAACCCGGTAGTTCATGTGCAACCACCAAGGAAGCATGATTCGGTGAAACACGAAGGTGGTGATGCGTGCACAGTTCATCTCATCAGCATCTatcaaaatatatcaaataaaaacaaatggttCTAAATCAAATTTACGATTGCTACCATTACAATGACGAGTTGTATGTGGCACTTTTCAGTTCAATTCTGTCCCATACAGTCACAATGAAAACGATTCTCCACCGATTTGCTCACATTCAGCGTGACTCTCACTCCTATATCGCTCCCATTTTGGAGGCCAGCttcagaaaaacaaaccaacccaAAAAAAGTTGCACTTCACTCATTTATTCAACCGCTTGTCGCCCCATTTCTCCCCATTGACTCTCTATTTCGTGCAACTTATTTTTTCCTACCGCTCTACACCAACTTTTGCACTGTTAGCACTGGTGCTACCAACTTTTTCACTTGGTCACAACAGGACAGGATTTGGTCGCACGCTTTTTTGATGTGGTACAGCATGTCCATATTTGCTGATATCGAGTAATGTCAATTGGCATACCTTAGTTTCGTATGATCTAAAGACTGACAGCGACTCAAGATGTATTAGCAAAATATTTTGC
This Hippocampus zosterae strain Florida chromosome 4, ASM2543408v3, whole genome shotgun sequence DNA region includes the following protein-coding sequences:
- the LOC127600105 gene encoding RNA guanine-N7 methyltransferase activating subunit-like, with product MLRMCETTKKQKSSEEVFTPMFSSDDKEPQQYVNRPADLPQITEDCRGHGGGNHQGGDRRMSETMEEQQSYEEMFAQRYSSEDQEYQQYVNRPADPPPIVEEWRGRGGGNYQARDRRYQDHQGGRGWGGDRPGREEHYRHQQDKDQHGGYDRGSQSNSHQENYSHYHRPMSYDRY